From a single Streptomyces liliifuscus genomic region:
- a CDS encoding rhomboid family intramembrane serine protease, with product MDQAPGSPQEPQGAASLPTCYRHPDRETGIRCTRCERPICPECMISASVGFQCPECVRTGSGTGHAPNAAQPRTLAGGTVTSDPRLITKILVGLNLAVFLVQLSVGDRFTDSFDLIGRAFVPILGTVEGVAEGQWYRLVTAMFLHGSYIHIAFNMLSLWWIGGPLEQALGRARYIALYAVSGLAGSALTYLIAEPNQPSLGASGAIFGLFGATAILMRRLNYDMRPVIALLVINLIFTFGWSNIAWEAHIGGLVGGVVIGYAMVHAPRERRALIQYGVCGLVLLAVVVMTLVRTGQLT from the coding sequence ATGGACCAGGCGCCAGGCAGCCCGCAGGAACCACAGGGTGCCGCGAGCCTGCCCACCTGTTACCGGCACCCGGACCGGGAGACCGGCATCCGCTGCACGCGCTGCGAGCGACCCATCTGCCCCGAGTGCATGATCAGCGCCTCGGTCGGCTTCCAGTGCCCGGAATGCGTGCGGACCGGTTCCGGGACGGGCCATGCCCCCAACGCCGCCCAGCCCCGCACCCTCGCCGGCGGCACGGTCACCTCGGATCCCCGGCTGATCACCAAGATCCTCGTCGGGCTCAATCTCGCCGTCTTCCTGGTCCAGCTCTCCGTGGGCGACCGCTTCACCGACAGCTTCGACCTCATCGGCCGCGCTTTTGTGCCGATCCTCGGAACCGTCGAGGGTGTCGCGGAGGGACAGTGGTACCGGCTGGTCACGGCGATGTTCCTGCACGGCAGCTATATCCACATCGCCTTCAACATGCTCAGCCTGTGGTGGATCGGCGGCCCTCTGGAGCAGGCTCTCGGCCGCGCCCGCTATATCGCCCTGTACGCGGTGTCCGGCCTCGCCGGCAGTGCGCTCACGTATCTGATCGCCGAACCGAACCAGCCGTCGCTCGGCGCATCCGGAGCGATCTTCGGCCTGTTCGGCGCGACCGCCATCCTCATGCGGCGGCTCAACTACGACATGCGCCCGGTGATCGCCCTGCTGGTGATCAACCTGATCTTCACCTTCGGGTGGAGCAACATCGCCTGGGAGGCCCACATCGGCGGCCTCGTCGGCGGTGTGGTGATCGGCTATGCCATGGTGCACGCGCCCCGCGAGCGGCGCGCGCTGATCCAGTACGGCGTGTGCGGACTGGTGCTGCTCGCGGTTGTGGTCATGACACTCGTGAGGACCGGCCAGCTCACCTGA
- the crgA gene encoding cell division protein CrgA, whose product MPKSRIRKKADYTPPPAKQATNIKLNSRAWVAPVMLAMFLIGLAWIVVFYVTDGSLPVDALGNWNIVVGFGFIAAGFGVSTQWK is encoded by the coding sequence GTGCCGAAGTCACGTATCCGCAAGAAGGCCGACTACACGCCGCCCCCGGCGAAGCAGGCGACCAACATCAAGCTGAACAGTCGTGCCTGGGTCGCCCCGGTCATGCTGGCCATGTTCCTCATCGGCCTCGCCTGGATCGTCGTGTTCTACGTGACGGACGGTTCACTGCCGGTCGACGCGTTGGGCAACTGGAACATCGTGGTGGGCTTCGGCTTCATCGCGGCGGGATTCGGCGTTTCCACGCAGTGGAAGTAA
- a CDS encoding DUF881 domain-containing protein produces MSNSADSPQPGSSPGTIRRFRPVRVLTVAVFALAGLIFFTSFNTAKGTNIRTDASLLKLSDLIQERSHKNGQLDESNGSLREDVESLAERDNGSTKAEEAKLAALEKNAGTQKLKGEALTVTLDDAPPNATAKLPGYPEPQPDYLVIHQQDLQAVVNALWQGGAKGIKVMDQRLISTSAVRCVGNTLILQGRVYSPPYKIQAVGDPEKLQKALSASKAIQNYMVYVNVYGLGWKVDEDGTVTLPGYSGTVDLHYAKPVE; encoded by the coding sequence TTGAGCAATTCTGCCGACTCTCCCCAGCCAGGTTCCAGCCCTGGCACAATCCGGCGTTTCCGGCCGGTGCGTGTGCTGACCGTAGCCGTTTTCGCCCTGGCCGGGCTGATCTTCTTCACCAGCTTCAACACGGCCAAGGGCACCAATATCCGTACGGACGCCTCGCTGCTGAAGCTCTCCGACCTGATTCAGGAGCGCAGTCACAAGAACGGGCAGCTCGACGAGAGCAACGGATCGCTGCGTGAGGACGTCGAGTCGCTCGCCGAGCGGGACAACGGCAGTACGAAGGCGGAGGAGGCCAAACTCGCCGCCCTGGAGAAGAACGCGGGCACCCAGAAGCTCAAGGGCGAGGCACTCACGGTCACCCTCGACGACGCGCCCCCGAACGCCACCGCCAAGCTCCCCGGCTACCCCGAGCCGCAGCCCGACTACCTGGTCATCCACCAGCAGGACCTCCAGGCCGTGGTGAACGCCCTGTGGCAGGGCGGCGCCAAGGGCATCAAGGTCATGGACCAGCGGCTGATCTCCACCTCCGCCGTCCGCTGCGTGGGAAACACCCTGATCCTCCAGGGCCGCGTCTACTCGCCCCCGTACAAGATCCAGGCGGTCGGTGACCCGGAGAAGCTCCAGAAGGCCCTCTCGGCGTCCAAGGCGATCCAGAACTACATGGTGTACGTCAACGTCTACGGACTCGGCTGGAAAGTCGACGAGGACGGGACCGTGACTCTTCCCGGCTACTCGGGCACAGTGGATCTCCACTACGCGAAGCCTGTGGAGTAG
- a CDS encoding class E sortase — MRVVVRTFSELCITVGTVIVLFVVYVLFWTGVKADTAMDDQIAQLQEQWSKGSVAAGPKEPRSTATGAPGNSTGTSSGASPEDPAPYKDGKPFAVMYIPRLGFTWNKPVLEGTKTGTLKKGLGHYASTAQLGQPGNFAVAGHRRTYGDPFKDFPRLRPGDSVVLTDGTTWFTYRIDTKPYKTLPSDIAVIDPVPKKSGYTRAGRYLTLTTCEPEWGHSHRLIVWAHLDSTQPVEAGKPEALRR; from the coding sequence GTGCGAGTGGTCGTCAGGACGTTCAGCGAGCTGTGCATCACCGTAGGCACCGTCATCGTGCTCTTCGTGGTGTACGTGCTGTTCTGGACGGGTGTGAAAGCCGACACCGCGATGGACGATCAGATCGCGCAGCTCCAGGAGCAGTGGTCGAAGGGTTCCGTGGCGGCCGGGCCCAAGGAGCCGAGGTCCACGGCGACGGGCGCTCCCGGCAACAGCACCGGAACGAGCTCCGGAGCGAGCCCCGAGGACCCGGCGCCGTACAAGGACGGCAAGCCCTTCGCTGTGATGTACATCCCGCGGCTTGGTTTCACGTGGAACAAGCCCGTGCTCGAAGGCACGAAGACGGGCACCCTCAAGAAGGGTCTCGGCCACTACGCGAGCACCGCGCAGCTCGGACAACCGGGGAACTTCGCCGTCGCCGGCCACCGGCGCACGTACGGGGACCCGTTCAAGGATTTCCCCAGGCTGCGGCCGGGTGACTCGGTGGTGCTCACCGACGGGACGACCTGGTTCACGTATCGCATCGATACAAAGCCCTACAAAACATTGCCCAGTGACATAGCGGTCATTGACCCCGTACCGAAGAAGTCGGGGTACACGCGTGCGGGCCGCTATCTGACGCTGACGACCTGTGAGCCGGAATGGGGCCACAGCCACCGGCTGATCGTCTGGGCACATCTTGACTCGACCCAGCCTGTAGAGGCTGGGAAACCGGAGGCCCTACGCCGTTAG
- a CDS encoding aminodeoxychorismate/anthranilate synthase component II, with the protein MSARILVVDNYDSFVFNLVQYLYQLGAQCEVLRNDEVSALHAQDGFDGVLLSPGPGTPEEAGVCVDMVRHCAETGIPVFGVCLGMQSMQVAYGGVVDRAPELLHGKTSLVEHEGRGVFAGLPSPFTATRYHSLAAEPKTVPVELEVTARTHDGIIMGLRHRELLVEGVQFHPESVLTEHGHRMLANWLVECGDQGAVARSVGLAPVVGRATA; encoded by the coding sequence GTGAGCGCGCGGATTCTCGTCGTCGACAATTACGACAGCTTCGTCTTCAACCTGGTCCAGTACCTGTATCAGCTGGGCGCCCAGTGCGAGGTCCTGCGCAACGACGAGGTGTCGGCGCTGCACGCACAGGACGGCTTCGACGGCGTACTGCTGTCGCCCGGCCCCGGCACGCCCGAAGAGGCCGGCGTCTGCGTCGACATGGTCCGGCACTGCGCCGAGACCGGCATCCCCGTCTTCGGGGTCTGCCTCGGGATGCAGTCGATGCAGGTGGCGTACGGCGGCGTGGTGGACCGCGCCCCCGAGCTGCTGCACGGCAAGACATCGCTCGTCGAGCACGAGGGCAGGGGGGTGTTCGCGGGGCTTCCGTCGCCCTTCACCGCCACCCGCTACCACTCGCTGGCCGCCGAGCCGAAGACCGTCCCTGTCGAGCTGGAGGTCACGGCCCGTACGCACGACGGAATCATCATGGGGCTCAGGCACCGTGAACTCCTGGTCGAGGGTGTGCAGTTCCACCCCGAGTCCGTGCTGACCGAGCACGGTCACCGCATGCTGGCCAACTGGCTGGTGGAGTGCGGGGACCAGGGAGCCGTCGCCAGATCGGTCGGGCTCGCCCCGGTGGTGGGCAGGGCCACGGCGTGA
- a CDS encoding class E sortase: MRRAHTDPTHGYAEPGQPSSYAGPQPQPQQPYEAQRPYEPPQRPYGQEQRPSYGGAPQTSYDGAYAQPDPLNQTGSLSSTGPLSSTGPMRPPSAPAAAYSAPYEPPLVDDETVGLRIADVVESIPGTPTPAAGPAGGAVPPTGAAGGAGVPVGGRAARRKASRRHGRHGGAGGGAHEGQEAQESGAAAGAPLSRMEARRAARARKPGAAVMASRAIGEVFITTGVLMLLFVTYQLWWTNVRAHAQAGNEASSLQDDWAKGKGNPGVFEPGQGFALLHIPKLDVVVPIAEGTDKKRVLDRGMVGHYAEEGVKTAMPDARTGNFGLAGHRNTHGEPFRYINRLKPGDPIVVETQNKYFVYKMASILPVTSPSNTAVLDAIPKGAGFTKAGRYITLTTCTPEFTSKYRMIVWGTMVEERSRDKGKPDALVD; this comes from the coding sequence ATACGCCGCGCCCACACGGACCCCACGCACGGGTACGCCGAACCGGGGCAACCGTCGTCGTATGCCGGACCGCAGCCGCAGCCGCAGCAGCCGTACGAGGCCCAGAGGCCGTACGAGCCGCCGCAGCGCCCGTACGGGCAGGAGCAGCGACCCTCTTATGGAGGGGCGCCGCAGACGTCGTACGACGGGGCATACGCCCAGCCCGATCCCCTGAATCAGACCGGCTCCCTGAGCTCCACAGGCCCGCTGAGCTCGACCGGCCCGATGCGCCCGCCGAGTGCCCCTGCCGCGGCCTACTCCGCTCCGTACGAGCCTCCTCTCGTCGACGACGAGACGGTCGGGCTGCGGATAGCGGATGTCGTCGAGTCCATACCGGGGACACCGACGCCTGCCGCCGGGCCCGCTGGGGGCGCCGTACCGCCCACAGGGGCCGCGGGCGGCGCGGGAGTCCCGGTTGGCGGTCGTGCGGCCCGTCGCAAGGCCTCCAGGCGCCATGGGCGGCATGGTGGGGCCGGTGGTGGTGCGCATGAGGGGCAGGAGGCCCAGGAGAGCGGGGCGGCGGCCGGAGCGCCTCTCTCCCGGATGGAGGCGCGGCGCGCGGCGCGGGCACGGAAGCCGGGCGCGGCCGTGATGGCCAGCCGGGCGATCGGCGAGGTGTTCATCACCACCGGCGTACTCATGCTGCTGTTCGTGACGTACCAGCTGTGGTGGACGAACGTCCGGGCGCACGCGCAGGCGGGCAACGAGGCGAGCAGCCTCCAGGACGACTGGGCCAAGGGCAAGGGGAACCCCGGGGTGTTCGAGCCGGGCCAGGGCTTCGCCCTCCTGCACATCCCGAAGCTCGACGTGGTCGTGCCGATAGCCGAGGGCACCGACAAGAAGCGGGTGCTGGACCGCGGCATGGTCGGCCACTACGCCGAGGAGGGCGTGAAGACGGCGATGCCGGACGCCAGGACGGGCAACTTCGGTCTTGCCGGGCATCGCAACACCCATGGCGAACCGTTCCGGTACATCAATCGCCTGAAGCCGGGCGACCCGATCGTCGTGGAGACGCAGAACAAGTACTTCGTGTACAAGATGGCGTCGATCCTGCCAGTGACGTCGCCGAGCAACACGGCTGTCCTGGACGCGATCCCCAAGGGTGCCGGCTTCACCAAGGCGGGCCGCTACATCACTCTCACCACCTGCACCCCGGAATTCACCAGCAAGTACCGGATGATCGTCTGGGGCACGATGGTCGAGGAACGATCACGCGACAAGGGCAAACCGGACGCGCTCGTCGACTGA
- a CDS encoding class E sortase has protein sequence MAATTDHEEHTDARASSPAPRRRGGGRIAAAVSVFGELLITAGLILGLFVAYSLWWTNVVADREADKQGDKVRDHWAEDRGPVGLDTKDGIGFLHVPAMKNGEVLVKKGTSTKSLNNGIAGYYTDPVKSALPQDKKGNFSLAAHRDGHGAKFHNIDKLKKGDAIVFETKDDWYVYKVYATLPETSKFNVKVLAPVPKESGRKKAGRYITLTTCTPVYTSRYRYVVWGELDRVEKVNDERTPPPELR, from the coding sequence GTGGCAGCGACGACCGACCACGAAGAGCACACGGACGCCCGGGCGTCCTCGCCCGCGCCGCGGCGCCGTGGCGGCGGCCGGATCGCGGCGGCCGTCAGCGTCTTCGGTGAACTCCTCATCACGGCGGGTCTGATCCTCGGCCTGTTCGTCGCCTACTCGCTGTGGTGGACGAACGTCGTGGCGGACCGCGAGGCCGACAAGCAGGGCGACAAGGTGCGCGACCACTGGGCGGAGGACCGCGGCCCGGTCGGTCTGGACACCAAGGACGGCATCGGCTTCCTGCACGTCCCGGCGATGAAGAACGGCGAGGTGCTGGTCAAGAAGGGCACCTCCACGAAGTCCCTCAACAACGGCATCGCCGGCTACTACACCGACCCCGTCAAGTCCGCCCTCCCGCAGGACAAGAAGGGCAACTTCTCGCTGGCCGCCCACCGCGACGGCCACGGCGCCAAGTTCCACAACATCGACAAGCTCAAGAAGGGCGACGCGATCGTCTTCGAGACCAAGGACGACTGGTACGTCTACAAGGTCTACGCGACCCTTCCCGAGACGTCGAAGTTCAACGTCAAGGTCCTCGCGCCGGTCCCCAAGGAGTCGGGCAGGAAGAAGGCCGGCCGCTACATCACGCTCACGACCTGCACGCCCGTCTACACGTCCCGCTACCGGTACGTCGTGTGGGGCGAGCTCGACCGGGTGGAGAAAGTGAACGACGAGCGGACCCCGCCGCCGGAGCTGCGCTGA
- the pknB gene encoding Stk1 family PASTA domain-containing Ser/Thr kinase — protein sequence MEEPRRLGGRYELGHVLGRGGMAEVHLAHDTRLGRTVAVKTLRADLARDPSFQARFRREAQSAASLNHPAIVAVYDTGEDYIEGISIPYIVMEYVDGSTLRELLHSGRKLLPERAMEMTIGILQALEYSHRNGIVHRDIKPANVMLTRNGQVKVMDFGIARAMGDSGMTMTQTAAVIGTAQYLSPEQAKGEQVDARSDLYSAGCLLYELLTVRPPFIGDSPVAVAYQHVREEPQAPSVFDPEITPEMDAIVLKALTKDPDYRYQSADEMRVDIEACLDGQPVAATAAMGSVGYGGYPDDRPTTALRSTDAQATSMLPPMNPDDGGFGYDDRAGRRRQQKKSNTSTILLVVAGLLVLVGAILIGKWAFTGQGGSGDDSFPAPNFVNQTQSEAEKLATNRELELKIDSKPCEDTPKNSVCAQNPGAETQVKKGDTITLTVSTGAPKVAVPNVIDDTVKDATEKLEDEKYGFTVKTESKESSETPGTVLEQDPTAGDEVEKGSTITLTVAKEKKQSTVPDVSGLSCDDAKARMEQNDLTGNCTDVETDDDNLVGKVIATSPTANSPADPGSTVTIQIGKAAEEEEEQFAMPKVTQMTLAQAKQVLAQNQLQLGNIQGSQDDNAIVLASNPQEGQQVKAGDRVNLGTIDAGQQNNGGNGNGGLFGGANGAAFREED from the coding sequence ATGGAAGAGCCGCGTCGCCTCGGCGGCCGGTACGAGCTGGGCCACGTGCTCGGCCGTGGTGGCATGGCGGAGGTACACCTCGCCCATGACACCCGGCTCGGCCGCACGGTGGCGGTGAAGACGCTGCGAGCGGACCTCGCGCGCGATCCGTCATTCCAGGCCCGGTTCCGCCGGGAGGCCCAGTCGGCCGCCTCGCTCAACCATCCCGCGATCGTCGCCGTGTACGACACGGGTGAGGACTACATCGAGGGCATCTCCATCCCGTACATCGTGATGGAGTACGTCGACGGGTCCACGCTGAGAGAGCTGCTGCACTCCGGGCGCAAGCTGCTGCCCGAGCGCGCCATGGAGATGACCATCGGCATCCTCCAGGCGCTCGAGTACTCGCACCGCAACGGAATCGTCCACCGCGACATCAAGCCGGCGAACGTCATGCTGACGCGCAACGGCCAGGTCAAGGTCATGGACTTCGGCATCGCCCGCGCCATGGGCGACTCCGGCATGACGATGACGCAGACCGCGGCGGTCATAGGAACCGCGCAGTACCTGTCCCCGGAGCAGGCGAAGGGCGAGCAGGTCGACGCCCGTTCCGACCTGTACTCGGCGGGCTGTCTGCTGTACGAGCTCCTGACGGTCCGCCCGCCGTTCATCGGGGACTCCCCGGTCGCGGTCGCGTACCAGCACGTGCGTGAGGAGCCGCAGGCGCCCAGCGTCTTCGACCCCGAGATCACGCCCGAGATGGACGCCATCGTCCTGAAGGCGCTCACCAAGGACCCGGACTACCGCTACCAGTCCGCCGACGAGATGCGCGTGGACATCGAGGCCTGCCTCGACGGCCAGCCCGTCGCGGCCACGGCGGCCATGGGCTCCGTGGGCTACGGCGGCTACCCGGACGACCGGCCCACCACCGCTCTGCGCTCCACGGACGCGCAGGCCACGTCCATGCTGCCTCCGATGAACCCGGACGACGGCGGCTTCGGCTACGACGACCGGGCCGGGCGCCGACGCCAGCAGAAGAAGAGCAACACCTCAACAATCCTGCTGGTCGTCGCGGGTCTGCTCGTGCTGGTCGGCGCGATCCTCATCGGCAAGTGGGCGTTCACCGGGCAGGGCGGGTCGGGCGACGACTCGTTCCCGGCGCCGAACTTCGTGAACCAGACCCAGTCCGAGGCCGAGAAGCTGGCGACCAACCGCGAGCTGGAGCTGAAGATCGACTCCAAGCCCTGCGAGGACACCCCGAAGAACAGCGTCTGCGCCCAGAACCCGGGGGCGGAGACGCAGGTCAAGAAGGGCGACACGATCACACTGACCGTGTCGACCGGGGCGCCGAAGGTCGCGGTACCGAACGTCATCGACGACACGGTCAAGGACGCCACGGAGAAGCTCGAGGACGAGAAGTACGGCTTCACGGTCAAGACGGAGTCCAAGGAGTCCAGCGAGACGCCCGGCACGGTCCTCGAACAGGACCCGACGGCGGGCGACGAGGTGGAGAAGGGCTCCACGATCACCCTCACCGTCGCCAAGGAGAAGAAGCAGTCCACCGTTCCGGACGTCAGCGGCCTGAGCTGTGACGACGCCAAGGCGCGGATGGAGCAGAACGACCTCACGGGCAACTGCACCGATGTGGAGACCGACGACGACAACCTCGTCGGCAAGGTCATCGCCACATCGCCCACTGCCAACTCCCCGGCGGACCCGGGCTCCACGGTGACCATCCAGATCGGCAAGGCGGCTGAGGAAGAGGAAGAGCAGTTCGCCATGCCGAAGGTGACCCAGATGACCCTCGCCCAGGCCAAGCAGGTTCTCGCGCAGAACCAGCTCCAGCTCGGCAACATCCAGGGGTCGCAGGACGACAACGCCATCGTCCTCGCCAGCAACCCGCAGGAGGGCCAGCAGGTGAAGGCCGGGGACAGGGTCAACCTCGGAACGATCGACGCCGGGCAGCAGAACAACGGCGGCAACGGCAACGGCGGCCTCTTCGGAGGCGCCAACGGGGCGGCCTTCCGCGAGGAGGACTGA
- a CDS encoding peptidoglycan D,D-transpeptidase FtsI family protein has translation MNKPLRRIAIFCGLLVLALLIRDNWIQYVQADSLKKDTKNRRVAIARYATPRGDIIVDGNPITGSTKTSGDDFNDFEYKRTYKDGAMWAPVTGYASQAFGATQLESIEDGILTGNDDRLFFRRTLDMITGKKQEGGNVVTTLNAAAQKAAYNGLLKQGKGAVAAIDPETGAILALASTPSYDPSSFAGNSTKVDGKAWTKLQKKNNPDDPMQNRALREIYPPGSTFKVVTAAAALEHGIVDSADEKTDSPLPYTLPDSTTELKNEGNIPCKDATLREALRVSCNTVFGKLGVDVGKEDMLETAKKFGFNEEQFIPIRSSASNFPEKMDRPQTALSSIGQFETATTPLQMAMVASAIANDGTLMKPYMVDKLQAPGLDVIEQTEPSEMSEPLSEKNAQILQSMMETVVKEGTGTKGQINEDGVTVGGKTGTAQRGVDNSENPYAWFISYAKLDDGSSPVAVAVVVEDESANRDDISGGGLAAPIAKDVMKAVIDSKK, from the coding sequence GTGAACAAGCCCCTGCGCCGGATCGCGATCTTCTGCGGACTCCTCGTCCTCGCGCTGCTCATCCGCGACAACTGGATCCAGTACGTCCAGGCCGACTCGCTGAAGAAGGACACGAAGAACCGCCGTGTCGCCATAGCGCGCTATGCCACACCGCGCGGCGACATCATCGTCGACGGCAACCCGATCACCGGGTCCACGAAGACGAGCGGCGACGACTTCAACGACTTCGAGTACAAGCGCACGTACAAGGACGGCGCGATGTGGGCCCCCGTCACGGGCTACGCCTCGCAGGCCTTCGGCGCCACGCAGCTGGAGAGCATCGAGGACGGCATCCTCACCGGCAACGACGACCGGCTCTTCTTCCGCCGCACCCTCGACATGATCACCGGCAAGAAGCAGGAGGGCGGCAATGTCGTCACCACGCTCAACGCCGCCGCGCAGAAGGCCGCGTACAACGGTCTGCTGAAGCAGGGCAAGGGTGCCGTCGCCGCGATCGACCCCGAGACCGGCGCGATCCTGGCGCTGGCCTCCACCCCCTCGTACGACCCGTCGTCGTTCGCCGGGAACTCCACCAAGGTCGACGGCAAGGCCTGGACCAAGCTGCAGAAGAAGAACAACCCAGACGACCCGATGCAGAACCGGGCACTGCGCGAGATCTACCCGCCCGGGTCGACCTTCAAGGTGGTCACGGCCGCGGCGGCGCTGGAGCACGGCATCGTCGACAGCGCCGACGAGAAGACCGACTCGCCACTGCCGTACACCCTGCCGGACAGCACCACCGAGCTGAAGAACGAGGGGAACATCCCCTGCAAGGACGCGACGCTGCGCGAGGCGCTGCGCGTCTCCTGCAACACCGTCTTCGGCAAGCTGGGCGTCGATGTCGGCAAGGAGGACATGCTGGAGACGGCCAAGAAGTTCGGCTTCAACGAGGAGCAGTTCATCCCGATCCGCTCCAGCGCCTCCAACTTCCCCGAGAAGATGGACAGGCCGCAGACCGCGCTCAGCTCGATCGGCCAGTTCGAGACGGCCACGACGCCGCTGCAGATGGCCATGGTGGCCTCGGCCATCGCCAACGACGGCACGCTCATGAAGCCGTACATGGTCGACAAGCTCCAGGCGCCCGGCCTCGACGTCATCGAGCAGACCGAGCCCTCCGAGATGAGCGAGCCGCTGTCCGAGAAGAACGCCCAGATCCTTCAGTCGATGATGGAGACGGTCGTCAAGGAGGGCACCGGCACCAAGGGCCAGATCAACGAGGACGGCGTCACCGTCGGCGGCAAGACCGGTACCGCCCAGCGTGGTGTCGACAACAGCGAGAACCCGTACGCCTGGTTCATCTCGTACGCGAAGCTCGACGACGGCAGCTCACCGGTCGCCGTCGCCGTGGTCGTCGAGGACGAGAGCGCCAACCGTGACGACATCTCCGGCGGCGGTCTCGCGGCACCGATTGCGAAGGACGTGATGAAGGCAGTCATCGACAGCAAGAAGTGA
- a CDS encoding FtsW/RodA/SpoVE family cell cycle protein: protein MSSTSNPSTHHTSTIGSIGAPSRRNTELALLVFAVVIPVFAYANVGLAMNDSVPPGLLSYGLGLGLLAGVGHLVVRKFAPYADPLLLPLATLLNGIGLVVVWRLDQSQRLQQSPNFFEAAPRQLLNSALGVALFVVVLIFLKDHRVLQRYTYISMVAAVILLLLPLVPGLGVNVFGARIWIKIPGLGTIQPGEFAKIALAVFFAGYLMVKRDALALASRRFMGLYLPRGRDLGPIVVIWALSILILIFETDLGTSLLFFGMFVIMLYVATERTSWIVFGLLMSAAGAVGVASFESHVQQRVQAWLDPMREYELSQQGVLGHTEQSMQALWAFGSGGTLGTGLGQGNSDLIGFAANSDFILATFGEELGLAGVMAILLMYGLIVERGVRTALAARDPFGKLLAVGLSGAFALQVFVVAGGVMGLIPLTGMTMPFLAYGGSSVIANWALIGILIRISDTARRPAPAPAPNPDAEMTQVVRP from the coding sequence ATGAGCAGTACTTCCAACCCGTCGACGCATCACACGTCCACGATCGGCTCGATCGGAGCACCGAGCCGACGCAACACCGAGCTCGCGCTGCTGGTGTTCGCCGTGGTCATCCCGGTGTTCGCCTACGCCAACGTCGGCCTGGCCATGAACGACTCGGTGCCGCCCGGGCTGCTGAGCTACGGTCTCGGCCTCGGCCTGCTCGCGGGCGTCGGCCATCTCGTCGTGCGGAAGTTCGCGCCGTACGCGGACCCGCTGCTGCTGCCGCTGGCCACGCTGCTCAACGGCATCGGGTTGGTGGTGGTGTGGCGCCTGGACCAGTCGCAGCGACTGCAGCAGAGCCCCAACTTCTTCGAGGCCGCTCCTCGCCAGCTGCTGAACTCCGCGCTGGGCGTCGCCCTGTTCGTGGTCGTGCTGATCTTCCTCAAGGACCACCGCGTCCTGCAGCGCTACACCTACATCTCCATGGTCGCAGCGGTGATCCTGCTGCTCCTCCCGCTGGTCCCGGGCCTCGGCGTGAACGTCTTCGGCGCGAGGATCTGGATCAAGATTCCCGGCCTCGGCACCATCCAGCCCGGTGAGTTCGCGAAAATCGCCCTGGCGGTCTTCTTCGCCGGCTATCTCATGGTGAAACGCGACGCCCTGGCCCTGGCCAGCCGCCGCTTCATGGGGCTCTACCTGCCCCGCGGGCGGGACCTCGGCCCGATCGTCGTCATCTGGGCGCTCTCCATCCTGATCCTGATCTTCGAGACCGACCTGGGTACCTCGCTGCTGTTCTTCGGCATGTTCGTGATCATGCTGTACGTCGCCACCGAGCGGACCAGCTGGATCGTGTTCGGTCTGCTGATGTCCGCGGCCGGCGCCGTCGGTGTCGCCTCCTTCGAGTCGCACGTCCAGCAGCGCGTCCAGGCCTGGCTCGACCCGATGCGCGAGTACGAGCTGAGCCAGCAGGGCGTCCTGGGCCACACCGAGCAGTCGATGCAGGCCCTGTGGGCCTTCGGCTCCGGTGGCACCCTCGGTACCGGACTCGGTCAGGGCAACTCCGACCTCATCGGCTTCGCCGCCAACTCCGACTTCATCCTCGCCACCTTCGGCGAGGAGCTGGGCCTGGCCGGTGTGATGGCGATCCTGCTGATGTACGGCCTGATCGTGGAGCGCGGCGTCCGTACGGCGCTCGCGGCCCGTGACCCGTTCGGCAAGCTCCTCGCCGTCGGCCTGTCCGGCGCCTTCGCCCTTCAGGTCTTCGTCGTCGCCGGCGGCGTCATGGGCCTGATCCCGCTGACCGGTATGACGATGCCCTTCCTGGCGTACGGCGGTTCCTCCGTCATCGCCAACTGGGCCCTCATCGGCATCCTGATCAGGATCAGCGACACCGCCCGCCGCCCCGCGCCGGCCCCCGCGCCCAACCCCGACGCCGAGATGACCCAGGTGGTCCGACCGTGA